In Parafrankia discariae, the sequence AGCTTGACCGTGAACGAGTACGGCTGTCGGCAGCGGGGACAGACCCCCTCCAGCTCGACGGCGCCGTCCGGGCCGGGCCGGGCGACCCTGGTGCCGCACGCGGCGCACTCGCGCAGGTTGTTCGGCACGTTCGGGCTCGACAGCAGCACGGGACGGTTCGCCACGACGACGTCGCGCCGAACGGGCAGCCGCAGCGGGTCGCGATCCTTGGCCGCCGGGCGGGAGACGCTGATCGGCTGGGTGGGAACCAGCACGGGATCGGCGGTGTCCGGTTCCCGCCCGGTTCCCCGCTCCGAGGCCTGCCCGGCTTCCCGCTCCGGGTCCTGTTCGGCTTCCCGCTCCGGGGGCGCCGCCTGTGCCGGTATCGGCACAGGTACCGGCCCGGACTCCGTTTCCGTTTCCGACTCCGGGCCAGGCGCGCCGCACCGGTTGCAGAAGCCGCTGGTCATGATGACCCCGCCGACGCAGCCGGGCCGGACGCACGCGACGCCCGTCGGCTCGCTCATCGGCCCGGCCCCTCGGCCAGCCCCAGCCGCGCGGCCTTCCCGTGCCCGGCTGCCGAGACGATCCGATCGTCAGCGGTCATCACCCACCCTCCTTCCCGGGTGCCGCCGGGCGGCCCGCGCCTCCGGTGCCGCCAGCCCCGTGCGTGGTCAACGTTTCCACCGCGGTTCGGGTGGCCGCGAGTCCTCGCAGGGCATCTCGTCGTGGTCCTCCCATTTCCTGCATAGTTCCAGCCACGCCCCCTCATCGCGCCGTAGACGTTCCAAAACCCCGTTGACGAATCCGGCGAGCTCGGTGTCGTCTCGTTCGAACGCGACACTGTAGTATTCGTCCGGCCACTGGGGGAACTCGCCCAGGACGGCGGTGGAATCCTGCTTCAGCATCCCCACCAGGCTTGCGTCGTTCGCGGCCACGACGTCGACCTCACCCTGCTGGAAGGCGACCAGACAGTCGGACAGCTCGTCGAGATGATCCACGATCTCGAAGGTCGGATAAATTTCATGGGCATTCTCCAGGTTTGTCAGCGTTGTCGTGCCCCGCGGGGCGCACACCTTTTTCCCGGCGAGTTCCTCCGGGGAGTCGATGCCCGGCCCCGCACCCGAGGACGGGCGCTCCCGATGGGAGAGCAGCCGTGGATGAGCGGTGAAGTAACCCGCGGACAAACCCACCCGCGCGGCTCGTAACCTCGAGTAGGTCAGGGTACTGACGAGGATGTCGACCTCCCCGTTCTCGACCGCCGGCAGCCGTTCCGCGTAGCTGACCGGGCGGTACCGGATCCTCGTGTCCGTCTCACCCGGCCCAAACAGCGCCTGCGCGATCCGCTGGGCGAGGTCGACGTCGAAGCCCTCGAACCGGCGGAACACCGGATTCCA encodes:
- a CDS encoding glutamate ABC transporter substrate-binding protein; the encoded protein is MRRAALVPLVAAVALAGCSTVHGDLSQAADQPWEPLVTASAEAGQVAAPEAGTPTDLVPPIDVEDLVPGGSVDRIRGRGFLWVGVSRDTQTRGAWNPVFRRFEGFDVDLAQRIAQALFGPGETDTRIRYRPVSYAERLPAVENGEVDILVSTLTYSRLRAARVGLSAGYFTAHPRLLSHRERPSSGAGPGIDSPEELAGKKVCAPRGTTTLTNLENAHEIYPTFEIVDHLDELSDCLVAFQQGEVDVVAANDASLVGMLKQDSTAVLGEFPQWPDEYYSVAFERDDTELAGFVNGVLERLRRDEGAWLELCRKWEDHDEMPCEDSRPPEPRWKR